Genomic DNA from Gossypium hirsutum isolate 1008001.06 chromosome A01, Gossypium_hirsutum_v2.1, whole genome shotgun sequence:
tatatcaaaataaaatggTTCTAATTGTATAATGTTGTTAAAGATTTgtgagaattgaattaaattaaaattgcatGTATAGAATCACactaaatcaaagtttatgtatagtttttatatttatccCTCATTAAACTCATCATTATCgagagcaaaaaaaaaatcaaatatatctaTGTATACTATTATAATATACTCAATTGAGTTAATGTTTCGCATCAATTAGATCCCAATTTAGTTATGGAATTATCGAAAGcacattctttttcacaaattattataatttactaTCTCAAATTTACCGTTTCAATctaaatcaaatttaactttttttttatcaaatattttataaaattgttaataacATTTCTACCATGACGTGTCATAATATGCATTGGCGGATATAAGAGGTAGGTGAGGGTCGCTGTCCCcctaattttttagaaatttacaTAACACTTCTTTTAAGATAAGTTTTATTACATTAAactccctaaaattttaaattatgctCTCTAaacccttaaaaaaaattaaatatataatcgaCAATACTAATATAAATTTGTTTCTGTAAATCGTATTTTTAAATCCTGCACCGATAATATGTTATTTTATCTCATCTAAAATTTTAGATTCGTAAGATTTAGTGAGATCATATCATAATCTATAgtcaacttcttttttttttaaatatcttcaACTTGCATCTCATCGAATCAAAATCTGGGTGCTAAAGGAAATCTAATAAAAAACATGATTAGTAGGatttgataggaaaattttatagcaattttctaaatttaaagtGATAATATCAACATTAACTCACATGAGAGATACATAGATAAGATCAACGGTAATTCACATGTTTGGAAATTAAGAATGTATAATGATGaatttagtctttaatatttgtatcttttattaatttggaccatttttcaattaaatttggttataaatttttcaaaaatagtcaaattgtttttttctttttaacgaaaatattgactaaaatattaaaattttaacgatGTTGGACTGGCAACCACGCGACAGTCTATGTGTACTTCATACTGACACAATATCATTTGTTATATATgccattttaataaataatttaaaacttataaaatattcaaaaaataaaataaaattaattttaatatatatatatataaatagttcataaaaattaaaaaaaaaagtatgaagTACATATGAATTTTCATGCAGGCtaccatatttaaaaatttaatattttaattagtatttttgttaaaacaaCAACAAAGCAAGATTGATGGTCAAATTTGACTCATTTTAAAAGATAGAGggctaaatttaactaaaaataataagtgtcaaattgacaaaagatataaacattaaAGGCTTACTTTTTTCATTATGTCAATaagaatacaaaatattaaaaaaattagtacgAATGCCAAGTTTTAAGTGTCTCTCAAGAAATATCGATTGAGCCTTAATTTGAGTGGTGTggacattattattaatataagagGGCATGAGTTTAACTGCGTTGAATAGCATTATCAACTTGTCTAAATTTGTCCCCTTTTAACAATCTTTAGCAAAATGATCATGACTTATCTTTCCCATTAGACCACGGATTGCGAAGTGGGAAGCACCAGGAGGAACGGAGCCAAAGATTAAGACAGACGTGTGTTGGCAGATGGACGAGCATATAAGGTGGCTTATGACGTCGTTGTTTGAGACACAAATGGACTTGTGCGAGAGGGTTGTGTGCCTACCGACTATTGAGAGCTTTCGATGCGCTCTCGGTCGAGGCACATGTTGTCATCAGTGCACTCAAACTGGCGCAGCAGCTTTGGTAGCTTCACCATCGAGATGGATTGTTTTGCTTTTGTTTCTAAATTAAATGGTTGACCTTTCTATGTATGACTGAATCATTGAGAATGCCCTTGGCGTTTGTTTGGTTGCCTTTAAATATGATTGTGAACGTGGGTTTTGTgccttaacaaaattttaggcctgatTGATAGATTTAGcttaaaaattaagtttaaatttttgttaaaatttggtcTGAATAAAAATGTTAAGATTAAAACGTGATTTGTTCAtgttaattttttacataaaaaatttaaaaatatatagtacATACAAACactaaaaacatttaaataaataattcctaacaaatttaaaataaatttaaaaaagtttttatacttaaataacactaaaatatgtGCAACTTAAAGAGCAAATGCTCTAAactagtagcaaaattaacaataaaacaagagttatacaatattcaaacaataacaacaaaatagtagcaatataataatgaaatgacaATAAAGTAGTgggaaaataataacaaaatagtggCAAAACaacagttcttttttttttcaaatttaggtCAAGCTCGACTCATTTTCTAAACGAgccttattttttttacttaaacccGTTTTTCAggtctatatttttactcaaatcctcTTATTTTTCAGGTAGACCTTAGTTCGAGCCACATGGACTAGGTGCAACACATAGGCTTGCTCAATGATCCTCACAAGAGAATATTAATTGTATTATTGATTTGGTTTATTTGGAGATCTTTCGCCCCATTGTGTTAGATGACACGTTGAATGTTTAATAAATTGTACCCAACAtgcttattttatatatataaaaaagtaaacttatatgtataaattgtgttCGAGGAATGAACTCAAGATTTGATGTCAACTATTTCTTCATTccaatataaaaattttgtcattAAACGGATTGAGTAAACTTTTTAATGATAAATCTAACCTCACATATGCCGTTAGGTTAAAAGGTTGttaatatcaataaatacatAAAAGTTAAGCaaacttatattaaaagaaaatcaaattttgtGAGTCGATTAaacaagtaaaattttaaatgatttgtgTTTAAGTTATCATTTGAAACCCATCTCGggtttaatttacttttataaattAGTGTATTACGGTTTTAGATGATAtcgaaatttaaatattttgattattatCCATATCAAAAGTGTGGTAAATGTGAATGTTAACACTTGGATATCTATTATCCAAAATGgttttaattttacatatttactgTTTAATTGCATCCAAGTTCAAACCCATTTTATTATTCTAAATAGTAAATTTGAATTGGGACATCTGAATTTGTTATCTATTTattgattttctattttttaaaattatttaatagattTAGATATCCGAATAAtgcaattaatataattttaaattcaaatattaaaagaaCATAGGTATAATCAATTCTGTATAAATCAGACCGAATTGATTCGAGGTAGAAATGTTCATGGGCTAGAGCTAGTTGTGTTTTGGTCAAGTCTAACTAAAATCTTAGGCCTATTTGATAAGCCTAGGTCCGATTCAAAAATTGGTCTAAAATTTTGCTTAAACCCAAtacagataaaaatgttaaaacttggACTTGACAAAACCTGCGCgtattaaattttgtatattattatatatattttaaaaaataatacataaaaaatactaaaataaatgttttcaaataaattaaaaaaaaggagttttatgttatgaaatatttatgtggATGCCATTATTAACCCCATAAGTTATAAAACTCTTCCTATACCCCATAAGTTATGAGACTTTTCCTATACCCCATTAATATGGGAGATAAAAGGTCATGACCCTTTACATGCCCTATAATAATTAGAGAGTTACTTTTAACCCTTATATATATGGGGCTCATGTActcatgaaaaataatatataaaaagaagatACACTCTCTCTTCTACATTCTCTCTACACTCTTTCTTCTATcacattttagtttatttattttttattatttcataacacgttatcagcacgagtCTCTAATACAAGAAATCAAGGCCAACAAATTTTTCCTTAAAGATTGCCGAAGGACGCTTAGGTGAAGTAAGGGTAACAAGTTGATCTATTTCATTTGCATATGTGTTATTTCATTTGCATATTAACAtgctttattttacattattgacttgtatattttgtctTATAGTTTTATAATGTCAAATCTTACAAAACTCGAATTTGTGGCTCTGGACATCACTGGAAATAACTATTTATCATGGGTACTAGATGCTGAAATTCACTTAGATGCAAAGGGTCTTGGTGAGACTATTAAGGAGGGAAATGAAGAAAGTACACAAGATAAGGCCAAGGCCATGATTTTCCTTCGCCATCACCTCCATGAAGGTCTAAAGACCGAATATTTGACTGTTACAAACCCTCAAATTCTTTGGGCCAATCTAAAGGAAATATATGACCACCAGAAAACTTGATTTTGCCTAAAGCTCGTTATGAGTGGCTGAATTTAAGATTGCAAGACTTTAAGTCTGTTAGTGATTATAACTCGGCCATGTTCAGAATCACTTCATAATTGAATTTATGTGGAGAGAAGATTACTGATGCAGAAATGTTAGAAAAAACATACTCAACTTTCCATGCAAATAATGTTGTCCTGCAGACACAATATCGTGAAAAAGGCTTCCAGAAATATTCTGAATTAATTTCTTGTCTCCTAGTGGCGGAGCAAAACAATGAGCTGCTAATGAAAAACCATGAATTACGCCCAACTGGATCTACTCCATTTCCTGAAGCGAATGTGAGTTTACACAATGGGCAAGAATTAAAAGAAACACACCATGCAAATAGTAGTGTGCGTGGCCGTGGTCGTGGCCGAGGGCGTGGTCGCAGACATAGATATGGATATGGTTGAGGTGGTCGTTttaaaaattcacattcctaCCAGAAGTGGGATCGGAAAAATGGTAACagggaagagaaagaaaaaggtgaAAATGTGACTAATGTATGTTATCGTTGTGGAGGAAAACAACATTGGTCTCGTGTGTGTCGCACGCAAAAGCATCTAGTTGATCTTTATCAGCAGTCCATAAAACAGAAGGGAAAGAAAGTAGAAACCAATCTTGTGTATAAAAATGGCGAATGTGATTTTGATGATGGTAATGCAACCCATTTAGAAGTGGCTGATTTTCTTTCTACCCCTGAAGGAAATTATTAAGGCCACAAATttcgataaataataaaacaaacctCTACTATTCTATGTTTCATTTAACAACTTTAATAATGATGTTATGACCTTTACTAGTGCTATGTTTTATGTGATAATTTTGTTTTATAGACCTTTTAGTAATTTGAACTTTGAATACCTGTTTTCACCATTATGTGTGACATTTTGtggttattttttttctttgaagaaCATTATCTCGCAAAGGCAATCAGCTATGAATGGTGAAAATATATGTCTAGCAGACAGTGCAACTACTCACACCATATTGAAAGACAAGagatatttttctcatttaataatGAAAGAATAAAGTTTGAGCACTATATCTGGTAGTACAACTATTATAGAAGGCTCCGAAAGAgcaattattttattaccaaggggaacaaaaattgaaattattaatgcATTATACTCCCctaagtctcaaagaaatttattgagttttaaagatattcgccaaaatggatatcatattgagactttAAACGAAGGAAATTGTGAATTCCTTTAAATTACAAGTATTGCTCAAGGCAATAAACAAATTGTTGAGAAATTGCCTGCATTCTTTACTGGTTTGTACTACACAAAGAtcatttctatagaaacaaatgctatagtaaaccagaagtttactaatgACTTTGTTCTTTGGAATGACCGGTTAGGCCATCCCGGTTCAATAATGATgcgaaaaataattgaaaatccATGTGGACATTCATTGAAGAGCCAGCAGATTCTTCAAAACATTACATGTACTGCATGTTCACTGGGGAAATTAATAATCCGACCATCACCAGCTAAGATAAATAACGAACCACTTACTTTTCTTGAGCGAATTCAAGGGGATATATGTGGGCCTATACATCCCCCATGTGGACCATTTAGGTACTTTATGGTTTTAATCGATGCATCGAGTAGATGGTCTCATGTATCTTtgttatcaactcgcaacctgGCGTTTACGAGATTGCTTGCTCAATTGATTCGATTACGAGCCCATTTCCCAGATTTTCCTATTAAGACCATCCGTCTTGATAATGCTGGTGAATTTACTTCTCAGTCTTTTAATAACTATTGCATGTCCATTGGAATAAgtgttgaacatcctgtagctcatgttcacacacaaaatggtCTAGCAGAATCTTTAATAAAACGACTTCAATTGATAGCAAGGCCATTACTTATTAAGTCAAAACTCCCAATCATTGTTTGGGGGCATGCAATTTTACATGCAGCTGCATTAATTCACATCAGGCCAACAAGTTATCATAAAGTCTCCCCCTTACAAATAGTTCATGGTCAGGAACCAAATATTTCCCGTCTAAGAACATTTGGATGTgccgtatatgttccaattgctccaccacataGAACTAAGATGGGACCTCAAAGAAGGTTGGGTATATATGTTGGATTTGAATCCCTATCCATAATTAAATATCTAGAACCATCTACAGGGAATCTATTTACGGCTCGTTTTACAGATTGTCATTTTGACGAGTCAATTTTTTCAACATTAGGGGGAGAAATCAAACAGCTGGATAAGAAAATTAGTTGGAAAGAGTTGTCATTAGCTCACCTTGATCCTCGAACTAAGCAATGTGATTTAGAAGTTCAAAAGATTATTCATTTACAAAGTTTAGCTAATGAATTGCCAGACGCATTTTCTGACCCAAAGAAAGTGACTAAGTCACATATACCAGCTGTGAATGCTCCAATAAAACTTGATGTCCCAGAAGGACAAAATCTAGTTGCTACTGAGTCTAATACACGCCTGAAGCGTGGTAGACCAATTGGTTCCAAAGATAAGAATCCTCGTAAAAAGAAAGGAGCAAAGATTAATGATggcaaaatcaaagaaaaaattattatacCGGGATCTCCTGAAGAGACTATAGACATGACTGGAAGAATAGTTTGAGAAGAAAATCAGGTACCTGACAATGAAGAGATCTCTATTGATTATGTCATTTCCGGTATAAAATGGAACCGAAATCAAATCGACGTCAATAATATTTTTGCATGCAATGTAGCACTAGATGTTATAAATAATAAAGAGGATTATGAACCAAAATCGATTGAGGAATGTAAACAAAGAGatgattggccaaaatggaaagaaacaattgaaaatgaattgaaatCGCTAGCGAAAAAAGAAGTGTTTGGACCTGTAGTCCGTATACCTACAGGTGTGAAACCAGTGGGATACAAATGGGTTTTTGtgcataaaagaaatgaaaagagtgAAATTGTAAGGTATAAAGCACGTTTAGTTGCACAAAGATTCTCACAAAGACCTGGAATTGATTATGAGgagacatattctcctgtggtggatgcaacTACATTTAGTTTTTTGATAAGTCTGGCTATAAGAGAAGGGCTTGATTTACGCCTAATGGATGTAGTAACAGCTTATTTCTATGGCCCACTGGATACTAACATTTATATGAAACTCCCTGAAGGATTTAAACTGCCTGAAGCAGTAAGTTCATGTTCTAGAGAACATTATTCGATCAAATTGCACAAATCCTTTTATGGATTGAAATAAATCGGACGCATGTGGTATAATTGCCTAAGCGAGTATTTGTTGAAAGAATGATACAAGAATGATCCAATTTGCCCATGCATTTTCATTAAGAAGTTTGGATCTGGATATGTAATTATTGCagtatatgttgatgatttgaaTATCATTAGAACTCCTGAAGAGATCCAAAAGACTGTTGAGTGCTTgaagaaagaatttgaaatgaaagaccTTAGAAGAACGAAATTTTGTTTGGGGTTACAAATTGAGCACCTAAAAGAAGGAATCTTTGTGCATCAATCAACGTATATTGAAAAGGTGCTAAAGAGATTTTATATGGATAAGGCACATCCAATAACTACCCCGATGGTTGTAAGATCACTTGATCCAAGTAAAGACCCTTTCCGTCCTCGGGAAGATAGTGAAGATTTTCTTGGTCCTGAAGTGTCATACCTCAGTGCAATTGGGGCATTAATGTATCTTGCTAGCCATACCCGACCTGATATATCTTTTTCTGTAAATTTGCTAGCAAGATTTAACTCATGCCCAACTCGGAGACATTGGACTGGAGTAAAACAGATATTTCGTTATCTCCAAGGCACAAAGAATATGGGTCTATTTTTCCCTAATAAATCCAAGACAGAGTTGATTGGTTTTGCAGATGCAGAATTTATGTCAGACCCTCATAATGGAAAATCACAAACTGGATATGTTTTTACATATGGAGGTACTGCAATCTCTTGGCGCTCAATGAAGCAAACAATTACAGCAACCTCGTCTAATCATGCAGAAATCTTAGCAATCCATGAAGCAAGTCGTGAATGTGTATGGCTAAGATCTATGATCCAGCATATAAGGAATAATTGTGGTTTATCATCTGGAAAGGAAGCTACAACTATCTTGTTTGAGGACAACACAGCATGCATTGATCAGCTCGATAGTGGATACATCAAAGGTGacagaacaaaacacattgcacCAAAATTCTTCTTCACTCATGACCTCCAGAAGATTAAGGAGATAAAAGTTAAGCAGATCAGTTCAAGTGAGAATTTAACAGATTTATTCACTAAGGCGCTTCCTATATCAGTGTTTCAGAAGCTTGTTTACTACATTGGAATGCGTCACCTTCGAGATCTCAAGTGATGTAACCATTAGGGGGAGTTAATACGcgctgtactctttttcccttaaccttGGTTTTATCCCACTGGGTTTTCCAGgtaaggttttaatgaggcagcatatcaAGCGTATAATTATATACTATTTTTCCTTCACTAAGTTTTTGTCCTACTGAGTTtttcttagtaaggttttaacgaggcataATTAGATAAtgaacatccaagggggagtgttatgaaatatttatgtggatgtgatTATCAACCCCATAAGTTATAAAACTCTTCTTATACCTCATAAGTTATGAGACTTTTCCTATACCTCATTAATATGGGAGATAAAAGGTCACGACCCTTTACATGCCCTATAATAATTAGAGAGTTACTTTTAACCCCTATATATATAGGGCTCATGTActcatgaaaaataatatataaaaagaagatACACTCTCTCTTCTACATTCTCTCTACACTCTTTCTTCTATcacattttagtttattctttctttattatttcacaacattttatttgtttttttcgtTGAAGTTTATTTTTCGAACATATATCTTTAAACGCTATTAATTTTCAGATCGACCCAATTCATGAAGAGATATAATCGGTTCAAAAATAAGGTTAGATGATTTAATATGTGAATCACTTGAAATTgggttaaaatatgatttttttttaaattttaataggaatAATTATGTTAGCGGCTCGACCACTGGTCgaactacaaaaccttggctgtGATCTTCTTTGGTAACGTGATCGGAGATAATTTGAATTTAGagcttaaaatgaaaattgaatatATGGAATAGAGAAAATCGCAACCGGTAACTAGAAGAAAAACGAAAAGGCATTATCGGAAAATCGGGGTGAGCGACAACGTAGTAGGAGGCTGTAGGTGGTCATTGATTCACTGATCCGCCGTGAgagtcttatttttctttcttttatttttaaagcgAAAGCATGGGAATTTCACCGGCGGAAAGCGGAAGTCCCGAAAAGGAGCAGCAAGCCGCTGGAGTGGGGATTCTCCTTCAAATTATGATGCTCGTCCTTTCATTCGTCCTCGGCCATGTCCTTCGCCGTCACAAGTTCTACTATCTCCCTGAGGCCAGCGCTTCTTTGCTTATCGGTTAGTCAATTTGGATAATTTCCTTCTTCATTTATCTTTATATATCTTGACGCTTTAGTTTCCTTCGTCACGTAATGATCGTCTATCTACCAGGTTTAATTGTTGGTGGACTTGCTAACATCTCCAACACTGAAACAAGCATCAGGTCCTTCATTTCTTTCcccattattgttattatatatatatattgttttgtttATTCTTTGTTTTCCATTTCGATCTTGTTTGATATAAAATTGGCAAACCGTGAATTTCATCGTATCTTATTCCTTTTTGGCAGGGCGTGGTTCAATTTCCATGAGGAATTCTTCTTCCTATTTCTCTTACCTCCAATAATCTTATATCCTTAAAACCTATGATTGCTAGTTTCTATTTATCACTCTAGGATACCTCATTGATTGTGTTTCTTAACTACTTTTCCTGTTTCGGGCACTCAATCAGGTTTCAGCTTATCAGCTGTAAGTAGTAGTATTATGCATTACACTCTTCGAGTTTTGCATTGTTGCTCTCTCTGTTAATTGTCACCTCGTTTTGCCCCCTTTTGCAGAAACCCTTTTTCTCTAACTTTGGAGCCATTGTCACATTTGCTATTTTAGGGACTTTTATAGCTTCAGTTGTTACAGGAGTTTTAGTGTGagtactcaaaaaaaaaaaaaaaaaaaaaagaagccaaAAACAAACCAGTctgtctttttttttcccttcactGCCTTGTATAATCTAGCTGCATATGTACAGCTATATTGGTGGTCGCATGTACCTCATGTACGGACTTCCTTTTGTTGAATGCCTAATGTTTGGTGCTCTTATATCAGCAACCGACCCTGTTACTGTTCTTTCCATATTTCAGGTCAGGTTTTTATGCTACCATCCTGGCTATTTATTGTGGGAGGGTGAGATTAAATGAAAACATAGCTATACTATGATACATGTCGTACAACTAGtcaaatatgaaaatttgtgAAGGTCTATTGTATTGCAATAATTTCTATGATCAGAAACAATaataatattcacataaaattgtGCTTCTTCCATGCTGCTGCCAAGACACATATGTACTTCTTTGAAGTATCATTATACCTTTTGTTTCTGTATTCTTAATTTAGAAAAGTGATTTAAGTGAGATTAACTTAGGCTCCATTTGGTTTCTTCTTTTGCTTCTTTCGTTTTGCCATTTGAATTTGCTTCCCGAAAAGTATATAAAAGgcaaaaaataaatagagaaagcAAAACAAATTACGGTTATTAGTGAACAAATAAGTAATATGCAACACCATATCTAACATAATTGTTTTGTCAAGAATAATCATGCATTTTATTCcctgaaaaaatttaaaaacttattcTTCAATTATCAAAAGTATTAGTATTTTCTATAGTGTTGGATTCggccttttctctctttttcttctaaAAGCAAAAACGAAACTGGAtcctaataatatatataacagtgaagcaacttttttttttcagttgCTAACATGTGGACCTTACCTTCCAAAGGAAAAGTCTTAGATATACTCTCTTTCCCTTAAATATCTTGCTCTGTAATTGCTTAGCTACTTAAGTTTTGCAAATACTTATGGTGACCTAAACCTTCTATTGCTAATTATTCTTTGAAGGTCTTTTGTTGTTTCCTTTTACTAATCCATCGCTTAACTGGACtttcattaattttaatgaaatgtCAGTTTGTAGTTATAATGGTACAGAGATTTCTGAGTGTCTATGTTGTAGTGTCTAAGCGGTAAAAGTAACAAACCATCCCATTTCAACTTTTGACCTTGTATCCATGTATGATGATCTTAATTGCAGGAACTTGGCACTGATACGAACCTTTATGCTTTGGTGTTTGGAGAATCTGTTTTAAATGATGCTGTAAGTTTTTTTAGCATGCTATTGATGGTTTCTTGTTTCTCGTATTTAACATCTTACATGTGCATGGACGTTATTTACTGGGTGAATTGGTTCTTTATGTAGATGGCAATATCTTTGTACAGGTATGTGAAGTACTTGTTGTCCTCTGTGATTTGATTGTTTAGTTTCGTTTTTGAGTTAAAGCGTTGTTTGCCTATGCAGGACAATGTCCATTGTAAGAAAGCATGCATCATCTGCGCAAAACTTCTTTATGGTGATTTTTAGGTTTCTCGAGACCTTTGTTGGCTCTATGTCTGCAGGTTCGTCTTAACCTTTGGTCTTACTGAGTGAATTTCTCTTATATTATAATCTACTACtaattaatctttttaattggaaaaagaaaaggaacatTGTTTTCTTATGCTTCATCATGCAAGTGAATACATGGTAATTGTCTGTTTTTTGCCTTCCTGCAATCTGACTTAGTTATTGATTTTCTTTGGGTCCAAAATAGgacaaattgaaaaagaaaagaaaattcaatCTAAATTTTGCAGTGCAGTTATTTTCTATTAACTTATGATTAAAATTCTACCCATTACATACTTGTGTGTCCTTTTAATCACAATCACGAAGATGTTTTCCTTGTTGCTCTGCAGGTGTTGGAGTTGGATTTGTTTCTGCTCTAATATCCTTTCTGATTGACTTTATATTAATATACCATGTTTGATTCTATAAATTACAAGCTATTACTTTTACCTTCAAACCTTAACTCCAAGAACCTCTTTAAGTATGCTGGATTAGATGTTGACAAGTAAGTACTGCATTTGCATCTTTTGGTTCCTTCATCAAACTTCTTAGCATAAAAACTTCTGAAAATCCCTGACACATCTTTTGCCATGCTCTTCTCAGTCTTCAAAACTTGGAGTGctgtctttttgttctttttccttATTTCTCGTAAGCAATTTTATGGCCCCGTATATTCTTTGTTTTCCTACCTTTTATATTTAATGGATTCATGGCACAGTTATGAAAACACCTTGCCTTTCTAGGTACATGCTTGCGGAAGGACTTGGCCTCTCTGGTATCGTGTCAATATTGTTCACAGCAATTGTAAGTGAACTTGTTATGCTGATTGAGTAGTAGAACATTGCATGCTGATGCAGCATGATgaactttttctttgttttaggtGATGAAGCACTACAGTTACTCAAAT
This window encodes:
- the LOC107944279 gene encoding sodium/hydrogen exchanger 6 isoform X1 produces the protein MGISPAESGSPEKEQQAAGVGILLQIMMLVLSFVLGHVLRRHKFYYLPEASASLLIGLIVGGLANISNTETSIRAWFNFHEEFFFLFLLPPIIFQSGFSLSAKPFFSNFGAIVTFAILGTFIASVVTGVLVYIGGRMYLMYGLPFVECLMFGALISATDPVTVLSIFQELGTDTNLYALVFGESVLNDAMAISLYRTMSIVRKHASSAQNFFMVIFRFLETFVGSMSAGVGVGFVSALLFKYAGLDVDNLQNLECCLFVLFPYFSYMLAEGLGLSGIVSILFTAIVMKHYSYSNLSENSQQFVSDFFHLISSLAETFTFIYMGFDIAMEKHSWSHLGFIFFSIIFIVVARAANVFSCAYLVNLVRPVHRQIPLKHQKALWYSGLRGAMAFALALQSVHDLPEGRGQIIFTATTAIVVLSVLLIGGSTGTMLEALHVVGDGHDSHLGESFDVNNGYVAPSFKEDGTSGNGIKMKLKEFHKRTSSFTALDRNYLTPFFTSQNEDDEGGEALLDERISSSKRGGFLGQ